A window of Hymenobacter aerilatus contains these coding sequences:
- a CDS encoding sigma-54-dependent transcriptional regulator, with protein MPRILIIDDEKAIRNTLKEILEYESYKVDQAEDGPTGLDMLIKDKYDVVLCDIKMPKMDGIEVLERAQIVAPDAAFIMISAHGNIDTAVDATKKGAYDFLQKPPDLNRLLITVRNALDRTKLVAETKTLKKKVAKNSQMVGTSPALETVRRAIEKVAPTDARVLITGPNGAGKEMVARQLHELSGRNSGPMIEVNCAAIPSELIESELFGHEKGSFTSAVKQRIGKFEQADGGTLFLDEIGDMSLSAQAKVLRALQENKITRVGGEKEISVNVRVLAATNKNLLQEIADRNFREDLYHRLSVILIQVPPLNDRREDIPALITKFLADIAGDYGNKPKKVDPAAMKYLQNLDWRGNIRELRNVVERLVIMSDDTISESDAKAFAGK; from the coding sequence ATGCCCCGTATTCTCATCATCGACGACGAAAAAGCCATTCGGAATACTCTAAAAGAGATTTTGGAGTACGAGAGCTATAAAGTCGACCAGGCCGAGGACGGCCCTACTGGCCTCGATATGCTTATCAAAGATAAGTACGACGTGGTGCTCTGCGACATCAAAATGCCCAAGATGGATGGCATCGAGGTGCTGGAGCGCGCCCAGATCGTGGCTCCCGACGCGGCCTTTATTATGATTTCGGCCCACGGCAACATCGATACGGCTGTGGATGCCACCAAAAAAGGCGCCTACGACTTCTTACAAAAGCCACCAGACCTCAACCGCCTGCTCATCACCGTGCGCAACGCCTTGGACCGCACCAAGCTGGTAGCTGAAACCAAGACGCTGAAGAAGAAAGTCGCCAAGAACTCGCAGATGGTAGGCACCTCACCGGCTCTTGAGACGGTGCGCCGGGCCATTGAGAAGGTAGCTCCTACCGATGCCCGCGTGCTCATCACGGGGCCCAACGGTGCCGGCAAGGAAATGGTGGCCCGCCAACTGCACGAACTAAGCGGCCGCAACAGTGGTCCCATGATTGAGGTAAACTGTGCCGCCATTCCTTCGGAGCTTATCGAAAGCGAGCTATTTGGCCACGAAAAAGGTTCGTTTACCTCGGCTGTAAAGCAGCGCATCGGCAAGTTTGAGCAGGCCGACGGCGGCACGCTGTTCCTCGACGAAATCGGGGACATGAGCCTCTCGGCGCAGGCCAAGGTGCTGCGGGCTTTGCAGGAAAACAAGATAACGCGGGTAGGCGGCGAAAAGGAAATTTCGGTGAATGTGCGTGTGCTAGCGGCTACTAACAAGAACCTGTTGCAGGAAATTGCCGACCGCAACTTCCGCGAAGACTTGTACCACCGCCTCTCCGTCATTCTCATTCAGGTGCCACCGCTCAACGACCGGCGCGAGGATATCCCGGCCCTCATCACCAAGTTCTTGGCCGACATTGCAGGCGACTACGGCAACAAGCCCAAGAAGGTAGATCCCGCCGCTATGAAGTACCTGCAAAACCTCGACTGGCGCGGCAATATCCGCGAGTTGCGCAACGTGGTAGAGCGCTTGGTGATTATGAGCGACGATACCATTTCCGAGAGCGACGCTAAAGCGTTTGCGGGGAAGTAA
- the ald gene encoding alanine dehydrogenase, with amino-acid sequence MLIGVPKEIKNNENRVGLTPAGVAELRKHGHTVYVQATAGLGSGFQDAEYQQAGAELLPTIEDVYATAEMIIKVKEPIQQEYALIKEGQLLFTYFHFASSEELTHAMLERKAVCLAYETVELPSRALPLLIPMSEVAGRMAPQEGAKYLEKPLKGRGILLGGVPGVKPAHVLVLGGGIVGTQAAKIAAGLGAQVTIMDISLNRLRELDDIMPKNVSTVYSNEYNIREAIKTADLIVGAVLIPGAKAPHLITRDMLKDMKPGTVLVDVAVDQGGCIETCRPTTHEDPTFIIDEVVHYCVANMPGAVPYTSTLALTNATLPYAVKLANQGWRVACLLNEDLQKGLNVVNGEVVYKGVADAWGLPLASVESVLKPMPTPVA; translated from the coding sequence ATGTTAATCGGCGTTCCGAAAGAGATTAAAAACAATGAAAACCGCGTGGGTCTGACGCCCGCCGGCGTTGCCGAGTTGCGCAAGCACGGCCATACGGTGTACGTGCAGGCCACGGCTGGTCTGGGCAGCGGCTTTCAGGACGCCGAGTACCAGCAGGCAGGCGCCGAACTACTCCCAACCATTGAGGACGTGTACGCCACGGCCGAAATGATTATCAAGGTGAAGGAGCCGATTCAGCAAGAGTATGCGCTGATCAAGGAAGGTCAATTGCTGTTCACCTACTTCCACTTTGCCAGCAGCGAGGAGCTGACCCATGCTATGCTGGAGCGTAAAGCCGTGTGCTTGGCCTACGAAACTGTGGAGTTGCCCTCGCGCGCCCTACCCCTGCTGATTCCGATGAGCGAGGTGGCTGGCCGCATGGCCCCCCAGGAAGGCGCCAAGTACTTGGAGAAGCCGCTGAAAGGCCGCGGTATCCTGCTGGGCGGCGTGCCCGGCGTGAAGCCCGCGCACGTGCTAGTATTGGGCGGTGGCATTGTGGGTACGCAAGCAGCTAAGATTGCCGCTGGTTTGGGCGCGCAGGTGACCATCATGGACATCAGCCTGAACCGTCTGCGTGAGCTGGATGACATCATGCCCAAAAACGTGTCGACGGTGTACTCGAACGAGTACAACATCCGCGAGGCTATCAAAACCGCTGACCTCATTGTGGGCGCTGTGCTAATTCCGGGTGCCAAAGCACCCCACCTCATCACCCGCGACATGCTGAAGGACATGAAGCCCGGCACCGTACTCGTCGACGTGGCTGTGGACCAAGGTGGCTGCATCGAAACCTGCCGCCCCACTACGCACGAAGACCCTACCTTCATTATTGATGAGGTGGTGCACTACTGCGTGGCCAACATGCCTGGCGCAGTGCCCTACACCTCTACCCTAGCCCTCACCAACGCTACCCTACCCTACGCCGTGAAGCTGGCGAACCAGGGCTGGCGCGTGGCTTGTTTGCTCAACGAAGACCTGCAGAAAGGTCTGAACGTGGTGAATGGCGAAGTGGTATACAAAGGCGTAGCCGATGCTTGGGGCCTACCCCTGGCCAGCGTTGAATCGGTGCTGAAGCCTATGCCGACGCCCGTTGCGTAA
- a CDS encoding acyl transferase, producing MSFRQTYLRALPQLTVEQAEETALTLFRYQAVHCPPYAAYLAQLGRDPQTVQRLTDIPFLPIEFFKTHDVRTEPQTWVGQELFLSSGTTLQQRSRHQLRDPQLYRDNATLIFEKFYGSLTSWTFLALLPSYLEQGNSSLVAMIDDFARRSGQKHEAFFLRDHAALLATLAEAKRDPSRRIMLFGVSYALLDLAAEYGPAPELQNLTVLETGGMKGRRREMIREELHEELQQAFGPVGIHSEYGMTELLSQAYSFGDGRFHAPAQLRVLLRDPSDPFSVSTDRPDGALNVIDLANVDSCAFIETKDLARMHPDGSFEVLGRMDNSDVRGCNQMA from the coding sequence ATGAGTTTCCGGCAAACCTACCTGCGTGCCCTACCCCAACTCACGGTGGAGCAAGCAGAAGAAACCGCTCTTACCCTGTTCCGCTACCAGGCCGTGCACTGTCCGCCCTACGCCGCCTACCTCGCCCAACTGGGCCGCGACCCGCAGACCGTGCAACGCCTCACCGATATTCCCTTTCTACCCATCGAGTTCTTCAAGACGCACGATGTACGCACCGAGCCACAGACGTGGGTAGGGCAGGAGCTGTTCCTGAGCAGCGGCACCACCCTGCAGCAGCGCAGCCGCCACCAGCTCCGCGACCCGCAACTCTACCGCGACAATGCTACCCTTATCTTCGAGAAGTTCTACGGCTCACTTACTAGCTGGACGTTTCTGGCCTTGCTGCCTTCCTATCTGGAGCAGGGCAATTCGTCGCTGGTGGCCATGATTGACGACTTTGCCCGCCGCTCCGGGCAGAAGCACGAGGCGTTCTTTCTGCGCGACCACGCCGCTCTATTGGCTACCCTGGCCGAGGCAAAGCGCGACCCAAGCCGCCGCATCATGCTCTTCGGCGTGAGCTACGCCCTGCTGGACCTGGCTGCCGAATACGGCCCGGCGCCCGAACTGCAAAACCTCACCGTACTAGAAACCGGCGGCATGAAGGGTAGGCGTCGCGAGATGATCCGCGAAGAACTACACGAGGAGCTGCAACAGGCCTTCGGTCCCGTTGGCATTCACTCTGAGTACGGTATGACGGAACTCCTGAGCCAGGCCTATAGCTTCGGCGACGGTCGTTTCCACGCGCCTGCCCAACTGCGGGTGCTCCTGCGCGACCCTAGCGACCCGTTCTCCGTCAGCACGGACCGCCCCGACGGCGCCCTCAACGTCATCGACCTCGCCAACGTGGACAGCTGCGCTTTTATCGAAACCAAAGACTTAGCGCGTATGCACCCCGATGGCTCATTTGAGGTACTAGGTAGGATGGATAATTCTGACGTGCGCGGGTGCAATCAAATGGCGTAA
- a CDS encoding alpha-ketoacid dehydrogenase subunit alpha/beta: MSTTPETADLLTATALRREDLLHDYRLGWESRQASLAGRKEVFMGKAKFGIFGDGKELPQLAMARAFRPGDWRAGYYRDQTFMLAIGELTLQQYFAQLYANPDAEADPASAGRSMGGHFGTRLLDEDGQFRNLATSKNSSADISPTAGQMPRLVGLAYASKLFRQNPELHQFTELSTQGNEVAFGTIGNASTSEGVFFEAINAAGVLQIPMLMSVWDDHYGISVPAEYQTTKQSISAILAGFQREGEGQDGFEIFVVKGWDYPALIDTYQRAAEVCRTQHVPVLIHVTEVTQPQGHSTSGSHERYKSRERLSWEEEHDCLRKMREWLLVEGHATVAELDRIEAEAKETVKQARTASWNAFFSPIKQERDEAVKLLDALLLETNTEDQLRELVSGLQFNPAPIRADIMRTVRRVLRQVRGQRSAARRDLLNWLEQAEADNADRYNSYLHSQSEHATTNIEEVPAEFARNAPPVDGREVLQACFEANFRRDPTIFAIGEDVGRIGDVNQAFAGLQAKFGELRVTDTGIRECTIVGQGIGAALRGLRPIAEVQYLDYLLYAIQILSDDLASLQYRTKGGQKAPLIVRTRGHRLEGIWHSGSPIQMVLGSIRGMKLLVPRNMTQAAGFYNTLLRSDEPALVIECLNGYRLKEQVPTNVGEFTLPLGVPEVLREGIDVTVVTYGSMCRIVLDAAQQLAEVGISVEVIDVQTLLPFDTQHIIADSLRKTSRVVFADEDVPGGATAYMMQQVLDQQQAYRHLDAQPRCLSAQAHRPPYGSDGDYFSKPNAEDVFDTVYELLHETNPKQFPAIY, from the coding sequence ATGTCTACTACTCCTGAAACTGCCGACCTGCTCACCGCAACTGCTCTGCGCCGGGAAGACTTGCTGCACGATTACCGCCTGGGGTGGGAAAGTCGACAGGCCTCGTTGGCTGGCCGCAAGGAAGTGTTTATGGGTAAAGCCAAGTTTGGCATTTTCGGGGATGGCAAGGAGCTGCCCCAGCTGGCCATGGCCCGTGCTTTCCGGCCCGGCGACTGGCGTGCCGGCTACTACCGCGACCAGACCTTTATGTTGGCCATCGGTGAGCTGACCTTGCAGCAATACTTTGCGCAGCTCTACGCCAACCCCGACGCGGAAGCCGACCCCGCTTCGGCCGGCCGCAGCATGGGCGGACACTTCGGCACCCGCCTGCTCGACGAGGATGGCCAGTTCCGGAACCTAGCGACCAGCAAAAACTCCTCAGCTGATATTTCGCCCACGGCAGGCCAGATGCCGCGTCTGGTAGGGCTGGCTTACGCTTCCAAGCTGTTTCGGCAGAACCCCGAGCTGCACCAGTTCACGGAGCTTTCCACCCAAGGCAACGAGGTAGCATTCGGTACCATCGGCAACGCGAGTACCTCCGAGGGGGTGTTTTTTGAGGCCATCAACGCGGCCGGTGTGTTGCAGATTCCTATGCTGATGTCGGTATGGGACGACCACTATGGTATTTCGGTGCCAGCCGAGTATCAGACCACCAAGCAAAGCATTTCGGCTATTTTGGCTGGCTTTCAGCGCGAAGGCGAGGGGCAGGACGGCTTCGAGATTTTTGTAGTGAAAGGCTGGGACTACCCCGCCCTTATTGACACCTACCAGCGCGCTGCCGAAGTGTGCCGCACCCAGCACGTGCCCGTGCTCATCCACGTAACGGAGGTGACGCAGCCCCAGGGCCACAGCACCAGCGGCTCGCACGAGCGGTACAAGAGCCGGGAGCGCCTGAGCTGGGAAGAAGAGCACGACTGCCTGCGCAAGATGCGCGAGTGGCTGCTGGTAGAAGGTCACGCCACCGTAGCCGAGCTGGACCGCATAGAAGCAGAAGCCAAAGAAACCGTGAAGCAGGCCCGTACTGCCTCCTGGAACGCCTTCTTCAGCCCCATCAAGCAGGAGCGCGATGAGGCAGTGAAGCTGCTTGATGCCCTGCTGCTTGAAACCAATACCGAAGACCAGTTGCGCGAACTGGTATCGGGGCTGCAATTCAACCCCGCGCCTATTCGGGCCGATATTATGCGTACGGTGCGCCGGGTGCTGCGCCAGGTGCGCGGCCAGCGCAGTGCCGCCCGCCGCGACCTGCTGAACTGGCTGGAGCAAGCCGAAGCCGACAACGCCGACCGCTACAACTCCTACCTGCACAGCCAGAGCGAGCATGCCACCACCAATATTGAAGAAGTGCCCGCCGAGTTTGCCCGCAACGCTCCGCCCGTAGACGGCCGCGAGGTGCTGCAGGCGTGTTTTGAGGCCAACTTTCGCCGCGACCCTACCATCTTCGCCATTGGCGAAGATGTAGGCCGCATCGGCGACGTAAACCAGGCCTTTGCGGGCTTGCAGGCCAAGTTTGGCGAGTTGCGCGTGACGGACACTGGCATTCGGGAGTGCACTATTGTGGGGCAGGGCATTGGTGCGGCCTTGCGCGGCCTACGGCCTATTGCCGAAGTGCAGTACCTCGACTATCTGCTCTACGCCATCCAGATTCTCTCCGACGACCTTGCCAGCCTGCAATACCGCACTAAGGGCGGGCAGAAAGCGCCCCTGATTGTACGCACGCGCGGACACCGGCTAGAAGGTATCTGGCACTCCGGCTCGCCTATTCAGATGGTGCTGGGTTCCATTCGCGGGATGAAGCTATTGGTGCCGCGCAACATGACGCAGGCGGCGGGCTTCTACAACACACTGCTACGCTCCGACGAGCCGGCTCTTGTGATTGAATGCCTGAACGGCTACCGCCTCAAAGAGCAGGTTCCAACTAACGTGGGTGAGTTTACCCTACCCCTGGGTGTGCCTGAGGTGCTGCGCGAAGGTATCGATGTGACGGTGGTGACTTATGGTTCCATGTGCCGCATTGTACTGGACGCAGCCCAGCAACTAGCCGAGGTAGGCATTTCGGTGGAGGTGATTGACGTGCAGACGTTGCTACCCTTCGACACCCAGCACATCATCGCCGACAGCCTGCGCAAAACCAGCCGCGTAGTGTTTGCCGACGAAGACGTACCCGGCGGTGCTACAGCCTACATGATGCAGCAGGTGCTGGACCAGCAGCAGGCCTACCGCCACCTCGATGCGCAGCCACGCTGCCTCTCGGCCCAGGCCCACCGCCCACCCTACGGCTCCGACGGCGACTACTTCAGCAAGCCCAACGCCGAAGACGTATTCGATACAGTATATGAGCTGCTGCACGAAACCAACCCCAAGCAGTTTCCGGCTATTTACTAG
- a CDS encoding DUF1573 domain-containing protein: MPVPLRFVASLLLCLAGLATTVHAQGIITFQEELYDFGKVPEGTVATHEFKFKNTGNQPVVIGNVQASCGCTTPEWTRTPILPGKMGVVKAMYSSAGRPGVFNKTITVTTNTNAPSTVLTIKGTVLNKEEIRKSLTPAELAAAPKAVVAQPVHNFGRIEAGQQPVARFVVQNTGKQDLVFSGISSGCYCIGFKTPPGPIKPGQSGTLDIIYTQRKLGAMVDEATLTSNDPRSDLKLTLKAEVVKSLNAASLVKESDVSVPFK, translated from the coding sequence ATGCCTGTTCCTTTACGCTTCGTGGCCAGCTTGCTGCTGTGCCTAGCTGGCCTCGCCACGACGGTCCACGCCCAGGGCATCATCACCTTTCAGGAGGAACTATATGATTTTGGGAAGGTGCCCGAGGGCACGGTGGCCACGCACGAGTTCAAGTTCAAGAACACCGGCAACCAACCCGTGGTGATTGGCAACGTGCAAGCTAGCTGCGGTTGCACCACGCCGGAGTGGACGCGCACGCCCATCCTACCCGGCAAGATGGGCGTGGTGAAGGCTATGTATAGCAGTGCCGGGCGGCCGGGCGTATTCAACAAGACCATCACTGTTACTACCAACACCAACGCGCCCAGCACAGTACTCACCATAAAAGGCACGGTGCTGAACAAGGAAGAAATTCGCAAGTCGCTTACGCCGGCCGAACTGGCGGCTGCGCCGAAGGCCGTGGTGGCCCAGCCGGTGCACAACTTTGGCCGCATCGAGGCCGGCCAGCAGCCGGTGGCCCGCTTCGTGGTGCAAAACACGGGTAAGCAGGATCTTGTGTTCAGTGGTATTTCGTCGGGCTGCTACTGCATTGGGTTCAAAACGCCACCGGGTCCTATCAAGCCCGGCCAAAGCGGCACCCTAGACATCATCTACACCCAGCGCAAGCTTGGCGCGATGGTTGACGAAGCCACCCTCACCAGCAACGACCCACGTAGCGACCTGAAGCTGACGCTGAAAGCCGAGGTAGTGAAAAGTCTGAACGCTGCCAGCCTAGTGAAAGAAAGCGACGTGAGCGTTCCGTTTAAGTAG
- a CDS encoding LTA synthase family protein, translating to MPMLAFRLLLRRFSLLLAVYLLLRLGFYWANHTTFEEATTGQVLLAFWHGFRFDIAALLLLNLPWVVLSAVPAYGRGWQRLLRVLFVVLNTLGIALNIIDAEYFKFIGRRTSNELTTIGDDVRRQAGQLVGQYWYLLLPLLALLALLWWLYPLPTQRAVQDERTRGRTRRPAAHYGSWAAQLVLLAGLVVLGIRGGLQLKPLRTGAAFVQQPAVLGHLALNSTFTFIKSLGYQSIDHRQYFASDAALRQALAARSLPAPTLPPRPDNVVVLLLESFASEYVGAENNGRGYTPFFDSLATQGLFFREHYANGRRSIEALPATLAGLPSLLESPFITSNFQTDEMHGLGEILARQGYSTSMYHGAQNGTMGFNTFAGAAGMQRYLGLEEYPGATQSPNFDGHWGIFDEPYLQYFARQLGQQRQPFFSLLFTLSSHEPFGLPAGYEKRFPKGTLPIHRTIAYTDFALRQFFKTAARQPWYRNTLFVLLADHTSQSDRPGYRNTLGAYKTPLLLFHPSHALPPADVHRITQQADVPVTVLDYLQRGASAPLLPFGYSVFDQGTTGRAMFLSGGSYFLVHTDFVTELTTDNQVRLYPYRTHFIPATPLANPDPQKLRQYGDELKACVQFYVNGLVDNTLYK from the coding sequence ATGCCTATGCTTGCCTTCCGGCTGTTGCTGCGCCGATTTTCGCTGCTGCTGGCGGTGTATCTGCTGCTGCGCCTGGGCTTTTACTGGGCCAACCACACCACGTTTGAGGAGGCCACGACCGGACAGGTGCTGCTGGCCTTCTGGCACGGCTTCCGGTTCGATATAGCGGCGCTGCTCTTGCTGAACCTGCCGTGGGTGGTGCTATCGGCAGTGCCGGCGTATGGGCGCGGGTGGCAAAGGCTGCTGCGCGTACTATTCGTGGTGCTGAACACGCTGGGCATTGCGCTTAATATCATTGACGCTGAGTATTTTAAGTTTATTGGTCGGCGTACTTCCAACGAGCTAACCACCATTGGTGACGACGTGCGCCGGCAAGCGGGGCAGTTGGTGGGGCAGTATTGGTATTTGCTGCTGCCGCTGCTGGCACTGCTGGCCTTGCTGTGGTGGCTGTACCCGCTGCCTACTCAGCGCGCCGTGCAGGATGAGCGGACGCGTGGGCGTACTCGGCGCCCAGCTGCCCACTATGGCAGCTGGGCGGCACAGCTGGTGCTGCTGGCCGGGTTGGTAGTGCTGGGCATCCGGGGTGGGTTACAGCTAAAGCCGCTGCGCACCGGCGCGGCCTTTGTGCAGCAGCCAGCCGTGCTGGGCCACTTAGCACTCAACAGCACCTTCACCTTCATCAAAAGCCTGGGCTATCAGAGCATCGACCATCGGCAGTACTTCGCCTCCGATGCTGCGCTACGGCAGGCGCTGGCGGCACGGTCCCTGCCGGCCCCTACCCTCCCCCCACGCCCCGACAACGTGGTGGTACTCTTGCTAGAGAGCTTTGCCTCAGAGTATGTGGGGGCCGAAAACAACGGCCGCGGCTACACGCCATTTTTCGATTCGCTGGCCACGCAGGGGCTGTTTTTTCGGGAGCATTACGCTAATGGCCGACGCTCTATTGAGGCCTTACCGGCCACGCTGGCGGGGCTGCCGTCGCTCCTGGAAAGCCCGTTTATTACCTCCAACTTCCAGACGGATGAGATGCATGGCCTGGGCGAAATCCTGGCGCGGCAGGGCTATAGCACCAGCATGTACCATGGCGCCCAGAATGGCACCATGGGCTTCAACACGTTTGCCGGGGCCGCCGGTATGCAACGCTATTTAGGACTGGAAGAATACCCCGGCGCCACCCAAAGCCCCAATTTCGACGGCCATTGGGGTATTTTTGATGAGCCCTACCTGCAGTATTTTGCCCGGCAACTAGGGCAGCAACGGCAGCCGTTTTTCAGCTTGCTGTTCACGCTCAGCTCGCACGAGCCGTTTGGGCTGCCAGCGGGGTATGAGAAGCGTTTTCCGAAAGGCACTTTGCCTATTCATCGCACCATTGCCTACACCGATTTCGCGCTACGGCAGTTCTTCAAAACGGCGGCCCGGCAGCCGTGGTACCGCAATACGCTGTTTGTGCTGCTAGCCGACCACACTTCCCAATCGGACCGGCCAGGCTACCGCAATACGCTGGGCGCCTACAAAACGCCGCTGCTGCTGTTCCATCCCAGCCACGCCCTACCCCCGGCCGACGTACACCGCATCACCCAGCAAGCCGACGTGCCCGTCACCGTGCTCGACTATCTGCAACGCGGCGCTAGCGCCCCACTCCTGCCCTTCGGCTACTCCGTATTCGACCAAGGCACTACAGGCCGCGCCATGTTCCTGAGCGGTGGCAGCTACTTCTTGGTTCACACTGATTTTGTGACCGAGCTAACCACCGATAACCAGGTGCGCCTCTATCCTTACCGTACCCACTTCATCCCAGCCACGCCCCTAGCGAATCCCGACCCGCAGAAGCTACGGCAGTATGGGGATGAATTAAAAGCGTGCGTGCAGTTTTACGTGAATGGCTTGGTAGATAATACGTTGTATAAGTAA
- a CDS encoding SMI1/KNR4 family protein — protein sequence MKGVIYQGEPVSDAATFARLPLALQNYLLQCNGLLAYQGGLHLRGCCQAPAWHSLRHAWEGETALSARYQKVRPTDIPFAEDYAGNQFLLRGEEVVFLDAETGEIAYLQVDFEKFIAGVEKFPQQALGLELLISYLKGGGHLRPGELLSIQPPQCVEAPNQQRTLRPQPTAERLAFLADFYRQIRNLPDGQALRISPSSDQ from the coding sequence ATGAAAGGAGTTATTTACCAAGGCGAGCCGGTGTCGGACGCCGCTACGTTTGCCCGCCTACCCCTGGCGTTGCAGAACTACCTGTTGCAGTGCAACGGCCTGCTGGCCTATCAGGGCGGCCTGCACCTGCGCGGCTGCTGCCAAGCGCCTGCGTGGCACTCGCTACGCCATGCCTGGGAAGGCGAAACTGCGTTATCGGCTCGCTACCAGAAAGTGCGTCCCACCGATATACCGTTTGCCGAGGATTACGCCGGCAACCAGTTCCTGCTGCGTGGCGAAGAAGTGGTGTTTCTGGACGCTGAAACTGGCGAAATTGCCTACCTCCAGGTTGACTTCGAGAAGTTTATTGCGGGCGTAGAGAAGTTTCCGCAGCAGGCGCTGGGGCTTGAACTATTGATTTCCTACCTGAAAGGCGGCGGGCACCTGCGCCCCGGCGAGCTGCTGAGCATACAGCCGCCGCAGTGCGTGGAGGCGCCCAACCAGCAACGCACGCTACGCCCCCAGCCCACCGCTGAGCGCCTAGCGTTTCTGGCTGACTTCTACCGCCAGATCCGCAACCTCCCCGATGGGCAGGCCCTGCGCATTTCGCCTTCCTCTGACCAATAG